The Humulus lupulus chromosome 4, drHumLupu1.1, whole genome shotgun sequence genome has a window encoding:
- the LOC133831423 gene encoding polygalacturonase-like encodes MAFQRHSLLSFLVVLLIFPSSLFVSGQMSSSEEVVKLHDDDLVEEKSGNDFLQQAYPSYFDMFDDGSKFKGLNIKESDDILSLEKVGETDSNEVKTINVNDFGAKGDGNDDTEAFEKAWDAACSSKGGAIMVVPESSTYLLKPVRFSGPCKPKNIIVQILGTIEASDDLSDYKKDGRHWLIFDKVQGLVVSGGGTINGNGKIWWQNSCKIDKDKPCKDAPTALTFYNSKNLVVKDLKIQDSQQIHLSFEKCVNVQASNLRVTAPEKSPNTDGIHVTRSQNIQISNSVIETGDDCISIVTGSQNVQATDITCGPGHGISIGSLGAKSSEAHVSEITVNRAKLSGTTNGVRIKTWQGGSGTATNITFENIEMENVVNPIIIDQNYCDHKSCKQQKNAVQVKNVIYKSISGTSASEVAIKFDCSEAFPCQGIVLEDIDLKLEGKEGEKEQVKAICSNVKVSNIGTVSPQCY; translated from the exons ATGGCTTTTCAAAGGCATAGTTTGCTCTCATTCCTGGTTGTGTTACTAATATTTCCCAGCTCCTTATTTGTGTCTGGTCAAATGAGCAGTTCAGAAGAAGTGGTCAAACTTCATGATGATGATCTTGTTGAGGAAAAATCTGGGAATGATTTCCTTCAGCAAGCATATCCATCATACTTTGACATGTTTGATGATGGTTCAAAGTTCAAGGGGCTTAATATCAAGGAGAGTGATGATATCTTAAGTCTGGAGAAAGTTGGTGAAACTGATTCAAATGAAGTTAAGACGATCAATGTTAATGATTTTGGAGCTAAAGGAGATGGAAATGATGACACAGAG GCATTTGAGAAGGCTTGGGATGCAGCTTGTTCATCTAAAGGAGGTGCTATCATGGTTGTGCCTGAGAGCAGTACCTATCTTTTAAAGCCAGTTAGATTTTCAGGTCCTTGCAAGCCTAAAAACATTATAGTCCAG ATTTTGGGAACCATAGAAGCTTCTGATGATCTATCAGACTACAAGAAAGATGGAAGACACTGGCTTATCTTTGACAAAGTTCAAGGTTTAGTAGTTTCAGGTGGTGGAACCatcaatggaaatgggaagatatggTGGCAAAACTCATGCAAAATCGATAAAGATAAG CCTTGCAAGGATGCACCAACG GCACTCACCTTCTACAACAGCAAGAATTTGGTAGTGAAAGACCTGAAAATCCAAGATTCACAACAAATTCATTTGTCTTTTGAAAAATGTGTCAATGTTCAAGCTTCCAATCTCAGAGTAACTGCACCAGAGAAAAGCCCAAATACTGATGGAATTCATGTTACAAGATCCCAAAACATTCAGATTTCAAACTCTGTCATAGAAACTG GTGATGACTGCATTTCGATTGTAACTGGATCCCAAAATGTGCAAGCCACAGACATAACCTGTGGACCAGGCCATGGAATCAG TATTGGAAGTTTGGGAGCAAAATCTTCAGAAGCTCATGTCTCAGAAATTACAGTCAACAGAGCTAAGCTCAGTGGTACTACAAATGGGGTCAGGATCAAGACATGGCAG GGAGGGTCAGGAACTGCTACCAACAtaacatttgagaatattgagatggAAAATGTGGTTAACCCCATTATAATAGACCAAAACTACTGTGACCATAAATCATGCAAGCAACAG AAAAATGCTGTTCAAGTGAAAAATGTGATCTACAAGAGCATTAGCGGGACAAGCGCGTCAGAAGTGGCTATAAAATTTGATTGCAGTGAGGCCTTCCCATGTCAAGGGATTGTGCTTGAAGACATTGATCTGAAACTGGAAGGTAAAGAAGGAGAAAAAGAACAGGTCAAAGCTATCTGCAGCAATGTGAAAGTGTCCAATATTGGAACAGTTTCTCCACAGTGTTATTGA